One window from the genome of Petrotoga sp. 9PW.55.5.1 encodes:
- a CDS encoding ABC transporter ATP-binding protein, protein MDKHIDAINVDFTYDNKKLVLNNVSLSTYQGESVGLVGPNGAGKTTLVRVLLGILYPKNGDIQVFGYNPLNKKEREKIYEQMGYLPEGADVYPQLTLKQYIELFKTLHEVEDNSTIEELLEMFDLQDVFEKRLGTFSKGMKQKAKLLTILIHSPKLLIMDEPTDGLDIASKEETIEYMRKLKKKGTSMLIATHDPYLVENLCDRIIMINKGEIIFEGTTQRLQEVAQNEPCYVIELMEKVKKEKLEEILNNVEEPQKIIVEENTIKIWTDDENIAKNVYKKVVVEGLIVKNFDRYLPTFSQAYKNFLEGK, encoded by the coding sequence GTGGATAAACATATTGATGCAATTAATGTTGATTTTACATATGATAATAAAAAACTTGTGTTGAATAACGTCTCTTTAAGTACGTATCAGGGCGAAAGTGTTGGTTTGGTGGGACCAAATGGAGCTGGTAAGACAACTCTTGTTAGAGTACTGTTGGGAATTCTCTATCCCAAGAATGGAGATATACAAGTTTTTGGATACAATCCATTAAATAAGAAGGAAAGAGAAAAGATTTATGAACAGATGGGTTACCTTCCTGAAGGTGCTGATGTGTATCCACAATTAACCTTGAAACAATATATTGAATTATTTAAAACACTCCATGAGGTTGAAGATAATTCAACTATAGAAGAGCTCTTAGAAATGTTTGATTTACAAGATGTGTTTGAAAAAAGATTAGGTACATTTTCAAAAGGTATGAAACAGAAAGCGAAACTTTTGACTATTCTTATACATTCCCCAAAATTACTGATAATGGACGAACCAACAGATGGATTAGACATAGCTTCAAAGGAAGAAACAATAGAATACATGAGAAAATTAAAAAAGAAAGGAACATCAATGTTAATAGCAACTCATGATCCTTATCTTGTTGAAAACCTATGTGATAGAATAATCATGATAAATAAAGGTGAAATCATATTTGAAGGGACAACACAACGGTTGCAAGAGGTTGCACAAAATGAACCTTGTTATGTAATCGAGTTGATGGAAAAGGTGAAAAAAGAAAAATTAGAAGAGATATTGAATAATGTTGAAGAGCCACAAAAGATCATAGTTGAAGAGAATACAATAAAAATTTGGACTGATGATGAAAATATAGCTAAAAATGTTTACAAAAAAGTTGTAGTTGAAGGGCTGATAGTAAAGAACTTTGATAGATATTTACCAACTTTTTCTCAAGCTTATAAGAATTTTTTGGAGGGGAAATAA
- a CDS encoding ABC transporter ATP-binding protein: MQIHAIRREMDLMYAVEIKNLSKRYKSKEEPALNNINLSINEGETFGLLGPNGAGKTTMVRLILNILKPTTGSIKVFGIDVTSKKYDEKRKKIGFMLESIGVSYILTGYENMEFFDRIYHESASIVERKERIKSLLTFAGLWEVRDKKVATYSHGMCRRLALARALISDPSLIFLDEPTLGLDPEARSLIREMLLAQRDEGKTIFLTSHDLEEVEKICSNIAIINHGEMITQGPYDEIKSDFSRKRIAVKVREIGPWIEELGKKMKITVEDNKIYIEGEDSEKVFELLSKMGIKVQEMKIEEESLEDLYLKLVKSEPKRRKDLVSIAMKGVKR, translated from the coding sequence ATGCAAATACATGCCATCAGAAGGGAGATGGATTTAATGTATGCAGTTGAAATAAAAAATTTGAGTAAAAGATATAAAAGCAAAGAAGAACCTGCTTTAAATAATATAAACCTTTCGATTAACGAAGGAGAAACTTTTGGATTGTTAGGTCCCAACGGAGCAGGTAAAACAACTATGGTAAGGTTGATCTTAAACATTTTAAAACCAACCACTGGTTCTATAAAAGTATTTGGAATAGATGTTACATCAAAAAAATACGACGAAAAAAGAAAAAAGATAGGGTTCATGCTTGAAAGTATAGGTGTTTCTTACATTCTAACAGGATATGAAAATATGGAATTTTTTGACAGGATATATCACGAAAGTGCAAGCATCGTTGAAAGAAAAGAAAGAATTAAAAGTCTTCTAACTTTTGCAGGTTTGTGGGAAGTAAGAGATAAAAAAGTAGCAACATATTCCCATGGTATGTGTAGAAGATTAGCTCTTGCAAGAGCTCTAATTTCTGATCCATCGTTAATATTTCTTGATGAACCTACTCTTGGGTTGGACCCAGAGGCAAGATCATTGATCAGAGAAATGCTCCTTGCTCAAAGAGATGAAGGAAAAACGATATTTCTAACTTCCCATGATCTCGAGGAAGTTGAAAAGATATGCTCAAATATAGCGATCATTAATCATGGTGAAATGATCACACAAGGTCCGTATGACGAAATAAAAAGCGATTTTAGTAGAAAAAGAATTGCTGTAAAAGTGAGAGAAATAGGTCCATGGATAGAAGAATTGGGTAAAAAGATGAAAATAACAGTTGAGGATAACAAAATTTACATTGAAGGAGAAGACTCAGAAAAGGTATTTGAATTATTGTCTAAAATGGGGATAAAAGTCCAAGAAATGAAGATAGAAGAGGAGAGCTTAGAAGATCTTTATCTCAAATTGGTAAAATCCGAACCAAAAAGGCGGAAAGATCTTGTGAGTATAGCAATGAAGGGGGTAAAAAGATGA